Proteins from one Anaerolineae bacterium genomic window:
- a CDS encoding cytochrome P450: MLSEYNQILRPNLRQLVKFLGFPNFHFISQLLWNVQDDYLYHLIRARRENVGEANDLLGQLVTDPDLSDELIRDQLLTMLIAGHDTSTALLAWVWYLLGSHPEAMQRIQIEVDSVLGGNSPSPAQLSQLCYLEQVVKETLRLYPPIHLGTRMAATDLEFQGYRIPAGQRVLYSIYLSHRHPKYWSKPNQFDPDRFSPEREKALPPFLYVPFGGGARICLGFLFSQIEAKVVLARILQNFTLELIDEKVSPHMGATLEPRPDVMMRIHQR, encoded by the coding sequence ATGCTGAGCGAATACAATCAAATCTTGCGTCCAAATTTGCGGCAATTAGTCAAATTCTTGGGTTTCCCAAACTTTCATTTCATTTCGCAGTTACTTTGGAACGTACAGGATGATTATCTGTACCACCTTATTCGTGCGCGACGGGAAAATGTGGGTGAAGCCAACGATCTGCTGGGGCAGTTGGTTACCGACCCCGATCTGAGCGACGAATTGATCCGCGACCAGTTGCTGACTATGCTCATCGCCGGTCACGATACCAGTACGGCTTTACTGGCGTGGGTATGGTATCTGTTGGGAAGCCATCCAGAGGCGATGCAGCGAATACAAATTGAAGTTGACTCGGTGTTAGGAGGTAACTCGCCGTCACCTGCTCAATTATCCCAACTGTGTTATCTGGAGCAGGTGGTCAAAGAAACGCTACGGCTTTATCCACCCATTCACCTCGGTACACGCATGGCTGCAACAGATTTGGAGTTTCAGGGATATCGAATTCCAGCGGGGCAGCGAGTGCTTTATTCAATCTATCTCTCGCACCGGCATCCAAAGTATTGGTCCAAGCCGAATCAATTTGACCCCGATCGGTTTTCCCCGGAGCGGGAAAAAGCTCTACCGCCCTTTCTTTATGTTCCTTTTGGCGGCGGGGCGCGGATTTGTTTGGGCTTTCTGTTTTCTCAAATTGAGGCGAAAGTGGTTTTGGCCCGAATCTTGCAGAATTTCACCCTGGAGTTAATTGATGAGAAGGTGAGTCCACATATGGGAGCGACATTGGAGCCTAGACCTGACGTAATGATGCGGATTCATCAACGTTAA
- a CDS encoding lycopene cyclase domain-containing protein codes for MTYFGFLALFLLIPLVVLGVLTWRDHRRGVTLPKALQNYPAWIVLVAHVIVAVVYTTPWDNYLVATAVWWYDPALVTGITIGWVPIEEYTFFILQSFLAGLWLLYLARRMKFGTGVIACAQQIRRISTLFLGLIWLVSVGLLVSEWSPGTYLALILVWALPPIMLQTVFGADILWRHRRLVVSALLPPLIYLSIADALAITAGTWTISPAQSLNIYLAGYLPLEEFIFFLITNVLVVFGMTLVLARESQARVPAVLRNQLAKIS; via the coding sequence GTGACTTACTTCGGCTTTTTAGCCTTGTTTTTACTTATACCATTAGTAGTGCTGGGGGTGTTAACCTGGCGAGACCATCGCCGGGGCGTTACTTTGCCCAAAGCGTTGCAGAACTATCCGGCGTGGATAGTTTTGGTAGCGCACGTTATTGTGGCTGTAGTTTATACCACGCCGTGGGATAATTATCTGGTCGCCACTGCTGTGTGGTGGTACGATCCCGCATTGGTTACCGGAATAACTATCGGTTGGGTACCGATTGAAGAATATACCTTTTTTATCCTGCAAAGCTTTTTGGCCGGATTGTGGCTGCTCTATTTGGCTCGTCGGATGAAGTTTGGCACCGGGGTTATTGCGTGTGCTCAACAGATCCGCAGGATTTCAACATTATTTTTGGGGTTGATCTGGTTGGTTTCAGTGGGTCTACTGGTGAGCGAATGGTCACCGGGTACGTACCTGGCCTTGATTTTGGTGTGGGCCTTGCCGCCCATCATGTTGCAAACCGTCTTTGGTGCCGACATTCTCTGGCGTCATCGGCGGTTGGTTGTGTCCGCGCTATTACCGCCGCTGATCTATCTCAGCATTGCTGATGCGTTGGCTATTACTGCGGGAACGTGGACAATCAGCCCGGCGCAATCATTGAACATTTATTTGGCCGGATATTTGCCTCTTGAGGAATTCATTTTCTTTTTGATCACCAATGTGTTGGTGGTGTTTGGCATGACCTTGGTGTTGGCCAGAGAGAGTCAAGCCCGAGTACCGGCAGTGCTGCGCAATCAATTAGCAAAAATCAGCTGA